A single Mustela lutreola isolate mMusLut2 chromosome X, mMusLut2.pri, whole genome shotgun sequence DNA region contains:
- the GPKOW gene encoding G-patch domain and KOW motifs-containing protein: MADAEEDALRRSGSSAAPISFSFSRTSARRRLADDAGAAPEEKDFLKTVEGRELQSVKPSETPKELVIPLIKNGRRRQPPTHAPGPSTNTETLVDGVLSQAVKELIEDSKKSLEERENSGVDPTLAIPMIQKGCIPNGERADSEPRAETVPEEADYEAVPVEAYGLAMLRGMGWKPGEGIGRTFNQVVKPRVNSLRPKGLGLGASLNEVQALVFTGTHHLPKPDEKQEKNKEDQPQGLVPGGAVVVLSGPHRGLYGKVEGLDPDNVRAMVRLAVGNRMVTVSEYCLRPVSQQEFEKNSLDLSQMNKISPGQQNGTASSSWKALQDQELPGRREDSERKRKHFPNREGEPVAKTEKVGSRSQHWLHRDLRVRFVDKQHKGGQYYNTKMTIEDVLSPDTCVCRTEEGRILEGVKEGMLETLVPKVEGNRVMVVLGPQAGRVGRLLGWDRERNQALVQLRRENQLVELHYDAVCQYTGPNDSDED; the protein is encoded by the exons ATGGCGGATGCCGAAGAGGACGCTCTGCGACGGTCGGGATCCTCCGCTGCCCCAATTTCATTCAGTTTCAGTCGCACATCTGCCCGGAGACGGCTGGCAGACGACGCGGGTGCGGCTCCAGAGGAGAAGGATTTCTTAAAGACCGTGGAAGGGAGGGAGCTGCAAAG TGTGAAGCCCTCAGAAACCCCCAAGGAACTCGTCATCCCTTTGATCAAGAATGGCCGTCGCAGGCAGCCACCGACCCATGCTCCTGGGCCATCCACAAATACTGAGACCTTGGTGGATGGAGTGCTGTCCCAGGCTGTGAAGGAGCTCATTGAGG ACTCCAAGAAGTccctggaggagagagagaattcggGTGTCGACCCCACGCTTGCTATCCCCATGATCCAGAAAGGATGCATCCCTAACGGGGAAAGGGCAGACAGCGAGCCCCGGGCTGAGACA GTGCCGGAGGAAGCTGATTACGAGGCAGTCCCCGTAGAGGCCTATGGGCTGGCCATGTTACGAGGCATGGGCTGGAAACCTGGCGAGGGCATTGGCCGCACCTTCAATCA AGTGGTGAAGCCCCGTGTCAACTCACTGAGGCCGAAGGGGTTAGGGTTGGGCGCCAGCCTGAATGAGGTCCAGGCCCTGGTCTTCACTGGCACCCACCACCTACCAAAGCCAGatgagaagcaagagaaaaataaggaagacCAGCCTCAAGGACTGGTGCCTGGAGGGGCTGTGGTGGTTCTCTCTGGCCCTCACCGAGGCCTCTATGGGAAG GTAGAAGGCCTTGATCCTGACAATGTCCGGGCCATGGTTCGCCTGGCCGTGGGGAACCGCATGGTGACAGTTAGTGAGTACTGCCTGCGGCCTGTCTCCCAGCAGGAGTTTGAGAAGAACTCCTTGGATCTCA GCCAGATGAACAAAATTTCCCCAGGACAACAGAACGGAACAGCCTCGTCATCATGGAAGGCCCTCCAGGATCAGGAGCTCCCCGGCCGGCGGGAAGACTCAGAGAGGAAGCGGAAACACTTTCCCAACCG AGAGGGGGAGCCTGTAGCCAAGACTGAGAAGGTCGGTTCCCGGAGCCAGCACTGGTTGCACAGGGACCTGCGTGTGCGCTTTGTGGACAAGCAGCACAAGGGTGGCCAGTATTACAACACCAAG ATGACGATTGAAGATGTCCTCAGCCCAGATACCTGTGTGTGTCGAACAGAGGAAGGCCGGATCCTGGAAG GCGTGAAGGAAGGCATGCTGGAGACCCTCGTCCCCAAGGTCGAGGGCAACCGGGTGATGGTGGTGCTGGGGCCACAGGCTGGAAGG GTGGGCCGTCTGCTGGGCTGGGACAGAGAACGGAACCAGGCCCTGGTGCAGCTGCGGAGAGAGAATCAGCTGGTGGAGCTTCACTATGATGCTGTCTGCCAGTACACGGGCCCCAATGACTCAGACGAAGACTGA